In Dioscorea cayenensis subsp. rotundata cultivar TDr96_F1 chromosome 13, TDr96_F1_v2_PseudoChromosome.rev07_lg8_w22 25.fasta, whole genome shotgun sequence, the sequence tGTGTGtgttcttaattatttttattgacttACTCCAATATAAAATAGGCtgctaatttttcttatatatatatatatatatatatatattcttttacacattttttttattagtattactattcaatcacaaaatacttgaaattaattatttttaataatgatttaattaaatattatttagaatgtaatattttactaataaaaaatatttatatttatttaaaaatttaattataaaatttttaattagtttgataaataaataataaacacatgttgattaaaatttaattaaaattttaaatattaaataattaattgcacataaaatttataattatattaaattattacttataattatattaaaatattacttataattaaagtattaattatatcaattaataacttataatttttattatttataataataaaaataaaagatattgaataaaaaatttgtgGTAGAAAAAAGGGGTGGGTTGGAACGACCATGAcctcaaatttttgttttagtgtCATCATTGAAGATGACCTTTGTTATACTTATGCATACCGGACAAACCACTATTGAAATATTTGTCGCTATCTCCtcaataaatactaaaatatatagaattcaattatttttttataaatactcTCACAACTTCATTTTTCTATGTAATTCATATGAATAGctgatattttaaattttataaaattttatattaatttttatttgaaaatataattaaaaatatattattgaatataatttattatacaaaaataaaaaaataatatttgatatctcataaattttttaaatgaataaatagaatttaaaaataaaacagttaaaaaatcaaaatatttcaacactcttacttttgaataaatacccaaaataaaatataaaaactggTAAAATCACGTGGATAGcactttcttttattaaatattattgtacTTGTCACGTGTGTTTTTTTGGGATCTGTGcaaatttgtgtttgtttacTCCAATCACGTTTctgcatttatttaatttatatcgattgattaaaattaattgtttatctatattttataaaaaaaaatatattataattatttacaattttattagtcaaatatataatttaatattttaattataatttatttttaattatacaaatatattaaattaaaaaataaattttaaaaaaattatttaatatcatataaattttgtaattttataaataaaaaaaagacaaagaagaGTTTAAAAAcctgaaaactaaaaaaaaaattaaaatgaccGTTATGTTTGTAAATGATCTAATGGTTACGAACTACTTACTGTgacgtgtgtatttatatatatatatatatgaccttGTTTGGGTTAGCTTAAAAATTAAgtgctttttttttcaagttgtaAAAGCACTTATTTTAAAAGTGCTTTTGAGAGTAAATTAAGTGTTTCttaatgttttatgttttggtAAGCTAATGTAAAAATACTTTAATATGTGTGAAGTTCTTtggatttgaattttgaaaagagCTTTTCGGAATGGTAATTACTAAAGTGAGCATTCATTAAGTTATTTTTATACAgtactattaataataataataaaaatattaatgataataataataacttaatgtgttatgattataatagtaataattattacaataataataataataattattattataatcatgtttttttgttaattaacaAGCTAAGATTAAAgccattaatttgtttaattattgagAGTAAaccattaatttgtttaattatttagatTGTCTACTTCTTGATTTGCATTGAATAAATGGttcatctttttttcaaaaaaaaaaaaacttacaacacccaaaaacagtttttttgatatttaatatatttacatttctatgttatatttaattaaaaaaaaaggaattaaatAAAGTGTTATgtagttttagaaaaaaaaaataataaatgttttttaatattaaaaaatgataaataaaaaacatgggTAATCATTTCATGGTTATTAACAGCTAACAGTGACCTgtgtacttatatatatatgtactagATATGCATACTAGTCAAACTAGAGTATTGTTCATCACCATGGAAACCCTAACTCTGATCACCATCCTCCTCTTTCTCCTCCTTATTCTCCTCACCATACTCCGGCGACGCCGACATTCACCAGTGACCAGAACCCAAAAACCAGTCAGGCTCTTTCCTGGAACTCATGAAGAACAGCCACCGGATCTTAGACTGGACAACAGATCTCCTCCTCTCCAACCCCTCCGGCACCGTCTCAACCTTCATGGCCATCATCACCTCCAACCCTTCCAACGTTGAGCACATCCTCAAGACCAACTTCAACAACTACCCAAAAGGCTCCTCCTTCACCTCCATCCTCCATGACTTCCTCGGCTCCGGCATCTTCAACGCCGACGGCGACCACTGGCGTCTCCAGCGCAAGACTGCCAGTCTCGAGTTCTCCACCAAAGCTATCCGTGCCTTCATCCTCTCTCGCGTCCATCTCGAGTCCATCTCTCGTCTCCTTCCTCTCCTCACCTCTGCTTCCGTCTCCGGCGAGATCATCAACCTCCAAGACCTCCTCGAGCTCTTCACCTTCGACAACGCTTGCCAGGTCACCTTCGGCCATGACCCCTCTCTTCTCAACGCTTCATCACCGTCCTTCTCCGACCGTGAGCTCGCTCTGGCCTTTGAGGAAGCCACACAGCTCAGCGTTCGCCGCTTCTCTCACCCTTTCCCGTTCATCTGGAAGCTCCAGCGTTTTCTCAACCTCGGCTCCGAACGCCGGCTCAGAGAAGAGGTTGCAAAGGTCCAAGCTTTCGCCATGGAGGTTGTACagggagaggaagaggaggcGAGACTTGACTAGCTCACTCGGCGACGACCTTCTCTCGAGGTTTATAGCTGTGGACAATGACTACTCCGACGACTTCCTCCGTGACATCATCATCAGCTTCGTTCTCGCCGGAAGAGATACCACGGCGGCGGCCATAACTTGGTTTTTCTGGCTCATATCTACAAGACCAGATGTGAAGGAGAAGATCATCGATGAGATCAAGTCAGTGAGAGATAAAACCAAGAAGACGATGGATGAGGCACCGGTGTTCTCTTTGGACCAAGTGAAAGACATGGTGTATCTCCACGCAGCGTTGGCCGAGAGCTTGAGGCTTTACCCGCCGGTGCCGCTCCAGACAAGAACTTCACTGGAGGACGACGTGTTGCCGGACGGGACGGCGGTGAAGAAAGGACAAACGGTGATGTATAGCTCCTACGCGATGGGAAGGAGGAAGGAGATATGGGGGCCGGAGTGGGGTGATTTCCGGCCGGAGAGGTGGATTGAAAAAGGGGAGTTCCGAGCTGTGAGCCCGTTCACGTACCCTGTTTTCCATGCAGGGCCGAGGATGTGTTTGGGCAAAGAGATGGCTCATATTCAGATGAAGGCGATTGCTGCGGCGGTGCTGGAGAGGTTTGAGATCGAGGTGGTCGACGGCGAGAAAGAGAGGGTGAAGGATCTTGGTATTATGCTTAGGATCAAAGGTGGTCTTCCTGTTAGGGTTCATCCTCTGGTGTACTGATCGTTAAAGTAGTTATTATTATCTTGGCTTTGTTATTAGGGTTTCTTTGATCTTGCATGCCTACGTATGTGCTTAAGAAATAAATTCATGTAAACTTGaagttttcatgttttcaaGGTAGTACTAGACTAGTAGTGATTGTGGTTAATAATATGCTCCCCACTACttttttctttatctatttACGAGAATTAAGAAAACTATCCCAAAAGACAATCCTGTATGTTTCAATATTCACCtgaaatttctgatttttttattttttttatttttaattcatttgtaACGTAACtgctcttttttaaaaaatttgaattcaacaGTGCGGGCTGGTTCCGGGCCTGGTTGCCGGACGGCCCGTGCTCACCTCTGGACCCATcccagttttaaaaatataaattttaatattaaaaaacaagtgAGACCTgccgatttaaaaaaaaataaaattttaatattaagaaGTAGTGGAACTCAcagctattaaaaaaatttaaaatttaatattaaaaaaaatgcctaGTTTGATAAATACTTCTAAAAATGCCTattctagtaattaattaaaaaataatatttaaaaaaaactaacctAACAACATTGTGATTTGTCAAAAATATAGCAGTGTTTTGACAAAAACATctacttttttataattatattaaattattacttataattatattaaaatattacttataattaaagtattaattatataaattaataacttataatttttattatttataataataaaaagggaaaattcTTATTCACCCtcagtaattttcaaaacttccca encodes:
- the LOC120274434 gene encoding cytochrome P450 94A1-like isoform X1, which produces MKNSHRILDWTTDLLLSNPSGTVSTFMAIITSNPSNVEHILKTNFNNYPKGSSFTSILHDFLGSGIFNADGDHWRLQRKTASLEFSTKAIRAFILSRVHLESISRLLPLLTSASVSGEIINLQDLLELFTFDNACQVTFGHDPSLLNASSPSFSDRELALAFEEATQLSVRRFSHPFPFIWKLQRFLNLGSERRLREEVAKVQAFAMEVVVIVVNNMLPTTFFFIYLRELRKLSQKTILYVSIFT
- the LOC120274434 gene encoding cytochrome P450 94A1-like isoform X2, with product MKNSHRILDWTTDLLLSNPSGTVSTFMAIITSNPSNVEHILKTNFNNYPKGSSFTSILHDFLGSGIFNADGDHWRLQRKTASLEFSTKAIRAFILSRVHLESISRLLPLLTSASVSGEIINLQDLLELFTFDNACQVTFGHDPSLLNASSPSFSDRELALAFEEATQLSVRRFSHPFPFIWKLQRFLNLGSERRLREEVAKVQAFAMEVVVIVVNNMLPTTFFFIYLRELRKLSQKTILYVSIFT